In the Solibacillus sp. FSL R7-0668 genome, one interval contains:
- a CDS encoding helix-turn-helix transcriptional regulator, translated as MKNNIKDLRAKYDFSQDVLAEKLGVSRQTIISLEKGRYNPSITLAFKLSRLFNCHIEDIFIYEEDNQ; from the coding sequence ATGAAAAATAATATTAAGGACTTACGTGCAAAATATGATTTTTCTCAAGATGTGCTAGCTGAGAAATTAGGTGTCTCTAGGCAAACCATAATATCTTTGGAAAAAGGACGTTATAATCCTTCAATCACATTAGCATTTAAGTTATCGCGTTTATTTAATTGTCATATTGAAGATATTTTTATTTATGAGGAGGACAATCAATGA